The proteins below come from a single Hippocampus zosterae strain Florida chromosome 5, ASM2543408v3, whole genome shotgun sequence genomic window:
- the LOC127600954 gene encoding neurexophilin 1 encodes MSTTWCCWALLLSIISLVLQADSKSANGKSKMKSYWSASSKAAQTLSVSRLLAHPLDGKENFTSVDLDFHMEEDLDSDSKQWTWLSNSSVSSALEGRSRAKRRPIVKTGKFKKMFGWGDFHSNIKTVKLNLLITGKIVDHGNGTFSVYFRHNSTGQGNVSVGLVPPSKAVEFHVHHHHRHHQQQNPHQQDLRVQQQTALESKESKLFNCRVEYEKVERGTRNSLCAHDPSQSCPQDQTQSHVSWLCSKPFKVICIFITFHSTDYKLVQKVCPDYNYHSDTPYTPTG; translated from the exons GTGCTCCAAGCTGACTCGAAATCGGCAAACGGCAAATCCAAAATGAAGTCATACTGGTCCGCGAGTAGCAAGGCGGCTCAAACGCTGTCAGTCAGCCGCCTTCTGGCCCACCCGCTGGATGGCAAGGAGAACTTCACCTCGGTGGACCTGGACTTCCACATGGAGGAGGATTTGGACTCTGACTCCAAGCAGTGGACCTGGCTTTCCAACTCTTCGGTGTCTTCGGCCTTGGAGGGGCGCTCCCGGGCAAAGAGGAGGCCAATCGTGAAGACGGGCAAGTTCAAGAAGATGTTCGGTTGGGGAGACTTCCACTCCAACATCAAGACGGTCAAACTCAACCTGCTGATCACCGGCAAGATCGTGGACCACGGCAACG GTACCTTCAGCGTCTACTTCCGACACAACTCCACCGGGCAGGGCAACGTGTCTGTCGGGCTCGTACCGCCCAGCAAGGCGGTGGAGTTCCATGTCCATCACCATCACCGCCACCACCAGCAGCAGAACCCCCATCAGCAGGATCTGCGTGTCCAGCAGCAGACGGCGTTGGAGAGCAAGGAGAGCAAGCTGTTCAACTGCCGCGTGGAGTACGAGAAGGTGGAACGCGGCACCCGCAACTCGCTGTGCGCCCACGACCCCTCGCAGAGTTGCCCTCAGGACCAGACCCAGAGTCATGTCTCCTGGCTGTGCTCCAAACCCTTCAAAGTCATCTGCATCTTCATCACCTTCCACAGCACCGACTACAAGCTGGTGCAGAAGGTGTGTCCCGACTACAACTACCACAGCGACACGCCCTACACGCCCACCGGTTGA